In the genome of Kiritimatiellia bacterium, one region contains:
- a CDS encoding PD-(D/E)XK nuclease family protein — protein sequence MRRRARYASGMERGTLIVFMTEAARRQYMRRAALDRGFVDAEDVTTFTRLRAACGAAARRAGLLDRPEADGVARAMLHLASAVEAAAEYAGQGVLGRAAPAALAEALESMIHTLAPFGDTAEAIHAWLLHRPADSKGRQLGQLYALYRRRLRDSGLADTRDVNAAVLRLLRGPRSAWPPVLSVPERVLHFRALTWLDPFAEQFVGALAGTLGKKRVLLSSTLPPAHAERMEDRLAAQIRTEVLAGLEQESWSAWTEGLGDAMAVEDAQLAADSRDRLSFIRSAGLQGEVEDLARRIRRELDENGVPAERIALVLRQPDEYLDTMARVFREFRIPFFCRQGRPVAAAAPVRVLLALLHFPSDPTRERLCALLQSPALAWPGLGNLEARQEAAHLVETSGIGPVLQREDWLTPGRVPESLRAPVASILSNLGLWQPAARESPLHEHARRARDLAEQLGLAASPAAPEFDDGRHALEKALDLLRRLEADRGADAPLARSGFLDLFTRLLAEPTRLPGSSAEYGVWVVAPADMAGLAFDVVLIAGLNEGSFPAITREDAVFSDEERSALRKALERQGVKLPQWGLPLLSIRSAQERVLFLACLGAARERLVLSCRTTDGDGRQLNPGDFFRSLWALAGDPGGGLAEAGESWRSTLPLPLCRTPAEARRRLGRLVEDPASAAETERALLQALPAAAGGPSPIAHAICVEHAREAFFNRRGTEHPSAGPYCGKIDRPAARKQVEAWLAARGALSPTALESLARCRYRFFLGTVCRLGPARLQEDAPDAMDRGRVIHEVLEQIYRGLCGGDGQPEVLSDADRAEFAELRTVRAWAVEEKPGGWRLRRRPGPSGARSLPLVTLDAGPVERYLDYAHRVAAAVCARAEKEGYLLGDPGVWETEKPKIARIAENYLSIDFSGAAEERRYPALFELAFGGKDQPELRLGPEDGGVRVHGRVDRVDLIFDEAGRLAKLLVADYKGAGRGGLSPEKYAEEIAESLDCQLPVYGFAAQQALFGRYNEPELNAMTDAVYHIQERDRDNMAKQFKEEKRVRLADAESGSVTARFIERVVENLSRLRAADFSVDPLDCEYCDFSHVCRVDVTALESAANAAES from the coding sequence ATGAGACGGCGGGCCCGGTATGCTTCCGGCATGGAGCGCGGGACCCTGATCGTGTTCATGACCGAGGCGGCGCGGCGGCAGTACATGCGGCGCGCCGCGCTGGACAGGGGATTTGTCGACGCGGAAGACGTCACGACCTTCACTCGGCTGCGGGCCGCGTGCGGGGCGGCCGCCCGCCGCGCCGGGCTTCTCGACCGGCCCGAGGCGGACGGCGTGGCGCGCGCGATGCTCCACCTGGCCTCGGCCGTCGAGGCCGCGGCGGAGTATGCCGGGCAGGGCGTCCTCGGTCGGGCCGCGCCCGCGGCCCTGGCCGAGGCCCTGGAAAGCATGATCCATACCCTGGCGCCGTTCGGCGACACGGCGGAGGCGATCCACGCGTGGCTCCTGCACAGGCCCGCGGACAGCAAGGGCCGGCAACTGGGCCAGTTGTATGCCCTCTACCGGCGGCGCCTCCGGGACTCCGGGCTGGCGGATACGCGGGACGTCAACGCCGCGGTGCTCCGCCTCCTGCGGGGCCCCCGATCCGCCTGGCCGCCCGTACTCTCGGTGCCGGAGCGGGTTCTTCATTTCCGCGCGCTGACATGGCTCGACCCCTTCGCGGAGCAATTCGTCGGCGCCCTCGCCGGGACCCTCGGGAAAAAGCGCGTTCTGTTGTCGTCCACCCTGCCGCCGGCCCACGCGGAACGGATGGAGGACCGGCTGGCCGCGCAGATCCGGACGGAGGTCCTGGCCGGACTCGAACAGGAATCCTGGAGCGCCTGGACCGAGGGACTCGGCGATGCCATGGCCGTGGAGGACGCCCAACTGGCGGCCGACAGCCGCGACCGGCTGTCTTTCATCCGGTCCGCGGGCCTGCAGGGCGAGGTGGAGGATCTCGCGCGGCGCATCCGCCGCGAACTGGATGAGAACGGCGTGCCGGCCGAGCGCATCGCGCTGGTTCTGCGCCAACCGGACGAGTACCTGGACACGATGGCCCGGGTCTTCCGGGAATTCCGCATCCCGTTCTTCTGCCGCCAGGGGCGCCCGGTAGCGGCCGCCGCCCCCGTCCGCGTGCTCCTGGCCCTGCTCCACTTTCCGTCGGACCCGACCCGGGAACGGCTCTGCGCGCTGCTTCAATCCCCCGCCCTGGCCTGGCCGGGGCTCGGCAACCTGGAGGCCCGGCAGGAAGCCGCACACCTCGTCGAAACCTCCGGCATCGGGCCGGTCCTGCAACGCGAGGATTGGCTCACGCCCGGCCGCGTGCCGGAATCCCTGCGCGCGCCCGTGGCCTCGATCCTGTCGAACCTGGGGCTTTGGCAGCCGGCCGCCCGGGAGTCGCCGCTTCACGAGCACGCCCGCCGCGCGCGCGACCTGGCGGAGCAGCTCGGGCTGGCGGCGTCCCCCGCCGCGCCGGAATTCGACGACGGCCGCCACGCGCTCGAGAAGGCGCTCGACCTCCTGCGCCGCCTCGAAGCGGACCGTGGCGCCGACGCGCCCCTCGCGCGGAGCGGCTTTCTCGACCTCTTCACCCGGCTCCTGGCGGAGCCGACGAGGCTCCCCGGCTCCAGCGCGGAATACGGTGTCTGGGTGGTCGCCCCGGCGGACATGGCCGGCCTGGCGTTCGACGTGGTCCTCATCGCCGGCCTGAACGAGGGCTCGTTCCCAGCCATCACACGCGAGGACGCCGTCTTCAGCGACGAGGAGCGCTCCGCGCTGCGCAAGGCCCTGGAACGCCAGGGCGTGAAGCTGCCGCAGTGGGGACTTCCCCTGCTGTCCATCCGCTCCGCGCAGGAGCGCGTGCTCTTCTTGGCCTGCCTGGGCGCCGCGCGGGAACGTCTGGTGCTGTCCTGCCGGACGACGGACGGCGACGGGCGCCAGCTCAATCCCGGCGATTTTTTCCGGAGCCTGTGGGCCCTGGCCGGCGATCCCGGTGGGGGCCTGGCGGAAGCCGGCGAATCCTGGCGCAGCACGCTGCCCCTGCCGCTCTGCCGCACGCCGGCGGAAGCGCGCCGGCGGCTGGGCCGGCTGGTCGAAGACCCCGCGTCGGCCGCGGAAACCGAGCGCGCCCTGCTGCAGGCGCTGCCCGCGGCGGCGGGCGGGCCCAGCCCGATCGCCCACGCGATTTGCGTCGAGCACGCGCGCGAAGCCTTCTTCAACCGCCGCGGGACGGAGCACCCGTCGGCCGGGCCCTACTGCGGCAAGATCGACCGGCCCGCCGCCCGGAAACAGGTCGAGGCTTGGCTCGCCGCCCGCGGCGCCTTGAGCCCGACGGCGCTCGAATCGCTCGCGCGCTGCCGCTACCGGTTCTTCCTCGGCACCGTGTGCCGGCTGGGGCCGGCGCGGCTCCAAGAGGACGCACCGGACGCCATGGACCGCGGCCGCGTGATCCACGAGGTGCTCGAACAAATCTACCGGGGCCTGTGCGGCGGCGACGGCCAGCCGGAGGTGCTGTCGGATGCCGACCGCGCCGAGTTCGCCGAACTGCGCACGGTCCGGGCGTGGGCCGTCGAGGAAAAGCCGGGCGGCTGGCGTCTGCGCCGGCGGCCGGGGCCGTCAGGGGCCCGCTCCCTTCCCCTTGTCACGCTGGACGCCGGCCCGGTGGAGCGGTACCTGGACTACGCGCACCGGGTAGCCGCCGCGGTCTGCGCCCGCGCGGAGAAGGAAGGCTACCTCCTGGGCGACCCCGGGGTCTGGGAAACCGAGAAACCCAAGATCGCGCGCATCGCGGAAAACTACCTGTCCATCGATTTTAGCGGGGCGGCCGAAGAACGCCGGTACCCGGCGCTCTTCGAGCTGGCATTCGGCGGGAAAGACCAGCCCGAACTCCGGCTCGGACCGGAGGATGGCGGCGTGCGGGTTCACGGGCGGGTGGACCGCGTGGATCTGATCTTCGATGAGGCCGGGCGCCTGGCCAAACTGCTGGTCGCGGATTACAAGGGCGCCGGGCGCGGCGGCCTCTCCCCCGAAAAATACGCGGAGGAAATCGCGGAGAGCCTCGACTGCCAGCTGCCCGTGTACGGCTTCGCCGCGCAGCAGGCGCTGTTCGGCCGGTACAACGAGCCGGAACTGAACGCGATGACCGACGCGGTCTACCACATCCAGGAGCGCGACCGGGACAACATGGCGAAGCAATTCAAGGAGGAAAAACGCGTCCGCCTGGCGGACGCCGAAAGCGGATCCGTCACGGCGCGCTTCATCGAGCGCGTGGTGGAAAACCTGTCGCGGCTGCGGGCGGCGGACTTCTCGGTGGACCCTTTGGACTGCGAGTACTGCGATTTCAGCCACGTCTGCCGCGTGGATGTCACCGCCCTGGAAAGCGCGGCGAACGCCGCGGAGAGCTGA
- a CDS encoding polysaccharide pyruvyl transferase family protein, whose product MHHGIQSITLLGSSSGRNAGDAALVAAIMDSVDRALGRRIRYEIPTPRAAYIRDHYPNDARPVGMMPWQLSVKMLGLPTLRSILRTDLTLIFDAILFDRSLFNPLFNFLSTLYLLLPLARRFGKRMACYDVGVGPIHTRAGRHMLRRVLGCMDFVTVRDEAGLALLRENGIEHPRARLAADAALNAPAADAAAVDAIFRRAGLAPGEPALGININRYLDTWAAPGRRSMGAEAFLNVFAGALTRVWNELKTPLVFVTTQHHDVEITRDLMDRLPPGVKTALIANRDYDHAETKGALGRLDLLCGMRLHSLILATAGLTPAVGIAYQPKVKYYFDTLGLGDRVLSFDDFTEEKLAGHILRGWNDRAKIRAALEQRIPPLGRLAARPADLVAAMDRGEDLDRVLQNTWPTGTT is encoded by the coding sequence ATGCATCACGGAATCCAGTCGATCACGTTGCTTGGCTCTTCCTCCGGCCGTAATGCCGGCGACGCCGCACTGGTGGCCGCGATCATGGACAGCGTGGACCGGGCGCTCGGGCGGCGCATCCGCTACGAGATCCCCACGCCCCGCGCCGCGTACATCCGGGACCACTATCCGAACGACGCGCGGCCGGTCGGCATGATGCCGTGGCAACTGTCGGTCAAGATGCTGGGCCTGCCGACGCTGCGGTCCATCCTGCGCACGGACCTCACGCTGATCTTCGACGCGATCCTCTTTGACCGGTCGCTGTTCAACCCTCTCTTCAACTTCCTTTCCACGCTCTACCTCCTGCTGCCCCTCGCCCGCCGGTTCGGCAAGCGGATGGCCTGCTACGACGTCGGCGTCGGCCCGATCCATACGCGCGCCGGACGGCACATGTTGCGTCGCGTGCTGGGCTGCATGGACTTCGTGACCGTCCGCGACGAGGCCGGCCTGGCGCTGCTCCGCGAGAACGGCATCGAGCATCCGCGGGCCCGGCTCGCGGCGGATGCCGCGCTGAACGCGCCCGCCGCCGACGCCGCGGCCGTGGACGCCATCTTCCGCCGCGCCGGCCTGGCGCCCGGCGAGCCGGCGCTGGGCATCAACATCAACCGCTATCTCGACACGTGGGCGGCCCCGGGCCGCCGCTCCATGGGCGCGGAGGCGTTCCTGAACGTCTTCGCGGGGGCCCTGACCCGCGTGTGGAACGAACTGAAGACGCCACTGGTGTTCGTCACCACCCAGCATCATGACGTGGAGATCACCCGCGACCTGATGGACCGCCTGCCGCCGGGCGTGAAAACCGCGCTGATCGCCAACCGGGACTACGATCACGCCGAGACCAAGGGGGCCCTGGGGCGGCTGGACCTGCTCTGCGGCATGCGGCTGCACTCCCTGATCCTGGCGACGGCGGGCCTGACCCCCGCGGTGGGCATCGCGTACCAGCCGAAGGTGAAGTACTACTTCGATACCCTCGGCCTGGGCGACCGCGTGTTGAGCTTCGACGACTTCACCGAGGAAAAGCTGGCCGGGCACATTCTCCGCGGCTGGAATGACCGCGCGAAGATCCGCGCCGCGCTGGAGCAGCGCATCCCGCCCCTGGGCAGGCTGGCCGCGCGGCCGGCGGACCTGGTGGCGGCCATGGACCGGGGGGAGGACCTGGATCGCGTGCTGCAGAATACCTGGCCGACCGGCACGACATGA
- a CDS encoding glycosyltransferase family 4 protein, which translates to MRVLLLAPHPFYQERGTPIAVDLLLQALSRRGCEVDVVTFPEGEDRRYPGVTIHRTRPFPSMRGFRPGFSLKKLYTDAFLARLARRLARERKPHVIHAVEEAAFIARGLCRRLGIPYVYDMDSSLARQLVEKMPWLKPADGFFRWMEARAIRDALAVVPVCPALADLARERGARYVHLLSDISLLPETATPPPPSAAARFRFTYIGNLESYQGVDLLLDGFAIAHRSASDIELSIVGGAPVHVERYRARAAALGLGDAVQLVGPRPTSNLPALFAEAGALVSPRIRGDNTPMKIYSYLDSGRPLLATNLPTHTQVLSPDVALLADPNPDSMAEGLLRLARDPELCSRLAGKARALAREKYSRAAFEAAVHRLYDYVDGQIRSRGSSTLQKPEPGQGSGGRSSSDAAVRGHPQL; encoded by the coding sequence TTGCGTGTTCTGCTGCTGGCTCCCCATCCTTTCTACCAGGAGCGGGGCACGCCCATCGCCGTGGATTTGCTCCTGCAGGCCTTGAGCCGGCGCGGGTGCGAGGTGGATGTCGTGACGTTCCCCGAGGGCGAGGACCGCCGGTATCCCGGCGTGACAATTCATCGGACCCGCCCGTTTCCCTCGATGCGCGGCTTCCGCCCGGGCTTTTCCCTGAAAAAGCTCTACACGGATGCCTTCCTCGCCCGCCTGGCCCGCCGGCTCGCGCGCGAACGGAAGCCGCACGTGATCCACGCCGTCGAGGAAGCCGCGTTCATCGCCCGCGGCCTGTGCCGGCGGCTGGGGATCCCCTACGTGTATGACATGGACTCCTCTCTGGCCCGCCAACTCGTGGAGAAGATGCCCTGGCTGAAGCCGGCCGATGGTTTTTTCCGCTGGATGGAAGCGCGGGCAATCCGGGACGCCCTCGCCGTGGTGCCCGTCTGCCCGGCGCTGGCCGACCTCGCCCGGGAACGCGGCGCGCGGTATGTCCATCTCTTGAGCGACATCTCCCTGCTGCCCGAGACCGCGACGCCGCCCCCGCCCTCCGCCGCGGCGCGCTTCCGGTTCACGTACATCGGTAACCTGGAGTCCTACCAGGGCGTGGACCTTCTGCTGGACGGCTTTGCGATCGCCCATCGGTCCGCATCGGACATCGAGCTCTCCATCGTCGGCGGCGCGCCCGTCCACGTGGAGCGTTACCGGGCCCGGGCGGCCGCGCTCGGGCTCGGCGACGCGGTGCAACTCGTCGGCCCCCGACCCACGTCGAACCTGCCGGCCCTCTTCGCCGAGGCCGGCGCGCTGGTCTCCCCGCGCATTCGCGGGGACAACACGCCGATGAAAATCTACTCGTACCTCGATTCCGGCCGGCCGCTGCTGGCCACGAATCTCCCGACGCACACGCAAGTCCTGTCGCCGGACGTCGCGCTCCTGGCCGATCCTAACCCGGACTCCATGGCGGAAGGCCTGCTCCGGCTCGCGCGCGACCCGGAGTTGTGCTCGCGGCTGGCCGGGAAAGCCCGGGCGCTGGCGCGGGAAAAATACAGCCGCGCCGCCTTCGAGGCCGCCGTGCATCGCCTGTACGATTATGTTGATGGACAAATACGGTCTCGCGGGAGCTCGACCCTCCAAAAGCCAGAGCCTGGTCAAGGCTCTGGAGGGCGGAGCTCCAGCGACGCCGCTGTTCGAGGTCACCCCCAATTATGA
- a CDS encoding glycerol-3-phosphate dehydrogenase/oxidase, protein MKRDLARLDNESFDLVIIGGGVYGLSAAWDAALRGLKVAVLEKGDFGAATSSGSLKLIHGGLRYLQHLNFARMRMSINERRRMLRIAPHLVHPLEFVMPCYGHAMKGPEAMRLALLFNDAMSFDRNRGLDRAHAIPGGRTLSPAECLERLPGIRREGLTGGAVFHDAQMHNSERLTLAFGLSAAGRGAALANYAEVTGFHLEQQTIRSAVVRDRLSDRVFCVAGRLFLNMTGPWSDITAGLLTSPAPARRVVRSKGVQLVTRALPPAAAFPIESRQRDLTAVIKRGGRNYFVTPWRGLSIIGTTDTLYEGAPDDFAITEPDIGEFLAEINALYPAGLERKDVRFWIGGLRPLGDEDTNPEHAKASHRSQVRDHAREGGPANLVSVVGVKYTVCRRIAEQVVDLAARRLGGSADRCRTGETPLAGGDIGDFDAFRSGAEDHLARNYGTQMKEVLALAKDNPAWAEKIPGSTEVRAAEVIHAVREEMAVHLADVVLRRTDLGTLGHPGRPALEACARLMAAELAWTPGRTEEELAAAERLFTPPAG, encoded by the coding sequence ATGAAACGCGACCTGGCCCGGCTGGACAACGAATCGTTCGATCTCGTGATCATCGGGGGCGGCGTGTACGGACTTTCCGCCGCCTGGGACGCCGCCCTGCGCGGGCTCAAAGTCGCGGTGCTGGAAAAGGGCGACTTCGGGGCCGCGACCTCGTCGGGCTCGCTCAAGCTGATCCACGGCGGGCTGCGCTACCTCCAGCACTTGAACTTCGCCCGGATGCGGATGTCGATCAACGAGCGCCGCCGGATGTTGCGCATCGCCCCGCACCTGGTCCACCCGCTGGAATTCGTCATGCCCTGCTACGGGCACGCCATGAAGGGCCCCGAGGCCATGCGCCTGGCCCTGCTGTTCAACGACGCGATGTCCTTCGACCGCAATCGCGGCCTGGACCGGGCGCACGCGATCCCGGGCGGCCGCACACTCTCGCCCGCGGAATGCCTGGAGCGGCTGCCCGGCATCCGGCGCGAGGGGCTGACCGGCGGCGCGGTCTTCCACGACGCCCAGATGCACAACTCCGAGCGCCTGACCCTGGCCTTCGGCCTGTCCGCGGCCGGGCGCGGCGCCGCGCTCGCCAACTACGCCGAGGTGACCGGCTTCCACCTGGAGCAGCAAACGATCCGGTCGGCCGTCGTGCGCGACCGGTTGAGCGACCGCGTCTTCTGCGTGGCCGGTCGCCTGTTCCTCAACATGACCGGCCCGTGGTCCGACATCACCGCCGGCCTGCTGACCTCCCCGGCGCCCGCCCGCCGCGTCGTGCGCTCGAAGGGCGTGCAACTGGTCACCCGCGCGCTGCCGCCCGCCGCCGCCTTCCCGATCGAGAGCCGCCAGCGCGACCTGACCGCGGTCATCAAGCGCGGCGGCCGCAACTACTTCGTCACGCCGTGGCGCGGCCTCTCGATCATCGGGACCACGGACACGCTCTACGAGGGCGCGCCGGACGATTTCGCGATCACCGAACCCGACATCGGCGAGTTTCTCGCCGAGATCAACGCGCTGTATCCGGCCGGCCTGGAGCGGAAGGACGTCCGCTTCTGGATCGGCGGCCTGCGGCCGCTGGGCGACGAGGATACGAACCCCGAGCACGCCAAGGCGTCGCACCGGTCGCAGGTGCGCGACCACGCCCGCGAGGGCGGGCCGGCGAACCTCGTCAGCGTCGTCGGCGTCAAGTACACCGTCTGCCGCCGCATCGCGGAGCAGGTCGTGGATCTCGCCGCGCGGCGGCTGGGCGGTTCCGCCGACCGGTGCCGGACCGGCGAGACGCCGCTGGCCGGCGGCGACATCGGGGACTTCGACGCGTTCCGGTCCGGGGCGGAGGACCATCTCGCGCGGAACTACGGGACGCAGATGAAGGAGGTCCTGGCCCTGGCGAAGGACAACCCGGCCTGGGCGGAGAAGATTCCCGGCTCGACGGAGGTGCGCGCCGCCGAGGTGATCCACGCCGTTCGCGAGGAGATGGCCGTGCACCTGGCCGACGTCGTGCTGCGCCGGACTGACCTGGGCACGCTCGGCCATCCCGGCCGGCCGGCCCTGGAGGCCTGCGCCCGGCTGATGGCGGCGGAGTTGGCTTGGACGCCCGGCCGGACCGAAGAGGAACTGGCAGCCGCGGAACGCTTGTTCACCCCGCCCGCCGGCTAG
- a CDS encoding ABC transporter permease has product MTLLRDILAHRELLQNLVARDIKSRYKGSALGFLWSILNPLFMAAIYIFFLRLLAGRGVPHEDVIIGVFAWQFTVQCVTGGMNCITGNANLVKKVYFPRVLLPISVVAANLVNFLLTLAVQLVLVAVLLGLDGAHLSAWAAALPLVIAYHALFNLALALLVASANVYFRDTQHLVGLLLSAWFFVSPVMYNLSFVEKFAGPALTPAYLLNPVALIVTAYRAAQLPGAALPWTWSAAGAWLWPLLLLAVAWRSFQRAQRNFADWL; this is encoded by the coding sequence ATGACACTGCTCCGCGACATCCTGGCGCACCGGGAACTGCTGCAGAACCTGGTGGCGCGCGACATCAAGAGCCGCTACAAGGGCTCGGCGCTGGGGTTCCTCTGGAGCATCCTGAACCCGCTGTTCATGGCGGCGATCTACATCTTTTTCCTCCGCCTGCTGGCCGGGCGCGGCGTGCCCCACGAGGACGTGATCATCGGCGTGTTCGCCTGGCAGTTCACCGTCCAGTGCGTCACCGGCGGGATGAACTGCATCACGGGCAACGCCAACCTGGTGAAGAAGGTTTATTTTCCGCGCGTGCTGCTCCCGATCTCGGTCGTCGCGGCGAACCTGGTCAACTTCCTGCTGACCCTGGCGGTCCAACTGGTCCTGGTCGCCGTGCTGCTGGGCCTGGACGGCGCGCACCTGTCGGCCTGGGCGGCGGCGCTGCCGCTGGTCATCGCCTACCACGCGCTGTTCAACCTCGCCCTGGCGCTGCTGGTCGCGTCGGCCAACGTGTACTTCCGGGACACGCAGCACCTCGTGGGCCTGCTGTTGAGCGCCTGGTTCTTCGTGAGCCCGGTGATGTACAACCTGTCGTTCGTGGAGAAATTCGCGGGGCCGGCGCTGACCCCCGCGTACCTGCTCAACCCGGTCGCGCTGATCGTCACCGCCTACCGCGCCGCGCAGTTGCCGGGGGCCGCGCTCCCGTGGACGTGGTCCGCGGCGGGGGCCTGGCTCTGGCCGCTGCTGCTGCTCGCCGTGGCCTGGCGGAGCTTCCAGCGCGCGCAGCGAAACTTCGCGGACTGGCTATGA
- a CDS encoding ABC transporter ATP-binding protein, which produces MNAIEATQLGKAYRKQGIGPPTLFGALSRGLRGRRIEEFWALRDVSFGIARGRTVGVVGPNGSGKSSLLGLVAGTITPTRGSVRTEGRVSSLLELGAGFHPDLSGRENVFLNAALLGIPREDVRRRYDHIVAFAGLAEFMDMPVKHYSSGMYVRLGFAVATELNPDVLLVDEVLAVGDIAFQLKCLDRIRDFQRRGKTLLLVSHALQTVEEFCHEAFLLYRGEMVARGDPPDVILKYMTSFMGEGGYLYRQEFGTREVELTSVALRGPDGTEAASFQTGRALHVDIGYRAKARIENPVFGFSIKTGNGLYVYGSNTQLAKCAVPFIEGEGAMRLTLDPLTLKGGNFFLSLSIHSPDHAVQYHRREDWYPFVVKDPTEAPGLFELHSAWHPLPPPPPRASQQTSSRV; this is translated from the coding sequence ATGAACGCGATCGAAGCCACCCAGCTCGGCAAGGCGTACCGGAAGCAGGGCATCGGCCCGCCGACGCTCTTCGGCGCGCTCTCGCGCGGCCTGCGCGGGCGCCGGATCGAGGAGTTCTGGGCGCTCCGGGACGTCAGCTTCGGCATCGCGCGGGGCCGCACGGTCGGGGTGGTCGGGCCGAACGGTTCGGGCAAGAGCTCGCTGCTCGGGCTGGTCGCGGGCACGATCACGCCCACGCGCGGGTCGGTGCGCACCGAGGGGCGGGTATCGTCGCTGCTCGAGCTCGGCGCGGGCTTTCACCCGGACCTCTCCGGCCGCGAGAACGTGTTCCTGAACGCGGCGCTGCTGGGCATCCCGCGCGAGGACGTCCGGCGGCGCTACGACCACATCGTCGCCTTCGCCGGCCTGGCCGAGTTCATGGACATGCCGGTCAAGCACTACTCCAGCGGCATGTACGTGCGCCTGGGTTTCGCCGTGGCGACGGAGCTGAACCCGGACGTGCTGCTGGTGGACGAGGTGCTCGCGGTCGGCGACATCGCCTTCCAGCTCAAGTGCCTGGACCGGATCCGGGATTTCCAGCGCCGCGGCAAGACCCTGCTGCTGGTCTCACACGCGCTCCAGACGGTCGAGGAATTCTGCCACGAGGCCTTCCTGCTGTACCGCGGCGAGATGGTCGCGCGCGGCGACCCGCCGGACGTGATCCTGAAATACATGACCTCCTTCATGGGCGAAGGCGGCTATCTCTACCGGCAGGAGTTCGGCACGCGCGAGGTGGAATTGACGAGCGTCGCGCTGCGCGGGCCGGACGGGACGGAGGCCGCCTCCTTCCAGACCGGCCGGGCCCTGCACGTGGACATCGGGTACCGCGCGAAGGCGCGGATCGAGAACCCGGTCTTCGGCTTTTCGATCAAGACGGGCAACGGGCTGTACGTGTACGGCAGCAACACGCAGCTCGCGAAGTGCGCGGTGCCCTTCATCGAGGGCGAGGGCGCGATGCGCCTGACGCTCGATCCGCTGACGCTGAAGGGCGGAAACTTTTTCCTCTCGCTGTCGATCCACTCTCCGGATCACGCCGTGCAATACCACCGGCGCGAGGACTGGTACCCGTTCGTGGTGAAGGACCCGACCGAGGCCCCGGGCCTGTTCGAGCTCCACAGCGCATGGCACCCCCTGCCCCCGCCGCCGCCCCGCGCGTCCCAACAAACTTCCTCACGGGTGTGA